One region of Trichoderma breve strain T069 chromosome 7 map unlocalized scaffold00007, whole genome shotgun sequence genomic DNA includes:
- a CDS encoding NACHT domain-containing protein: MPRKSISTFFKGLRSKSHGRNDPAGSSLNVLDHGETERGQSLQLIRHSILPQPGRSTSTTPQPSTLVILSNKLHDSNSDHPQSGNETNTIATAGDERRAQMLAIMQYGQNRVKREVKIKESVREAMEIVNSMKSIISTGIQAAPQAALPWSIVSMALDIVQNPVKAQKDNIEGIAYTTKRMKWYWSLSSDLFHGDGCLRNNNGATDTQNGILLRLVGLYKEIILFQVKSIYNWNDSLKEIRTLELEFQNDYATYMTLEEKINNLEQQDRDCLRDLYITNPRNDKERLLDTKGGLLPDSYTWAVKSAMFRQWHTEKETNLLWIKGNPGKGKTMMICGLIEELEHMEPHQDLLSYFFCQGTDPNFNNATAVLRGIIYSLATQKPSLIEHVQQAYKNVGSRSLFDGINAWITLSGVFVKMLQDPALENACLIVDALDECESDRKKLLDLIVGSTLATPQVKWILSSRNYPDIEAKIRSCRTIAVIDLESSATLVSESVDAYIRCRTRQLSLIEDNEVLQEQLQRAILQKSSGTFLWAALVFQEIEERRTYDDDAELLQLLDAMPSGLSGLYERMMNQINLLVRSDQERCRNILATMVAAYQPLNLETLPIMAGLKGRLTQAEPLKLLVRMCGSFLTIRGDVVYFVHQSAKDYLIGEGRNRILPSGSETIHRDMFNRSLEAMSKPGKLRPNIYSLPYPGVKIHEISLPQPDPLASIMYCCMHWLQHFCDGVNKIFDFLKLHFLHWIEALSLSQNLEAGVVSLQNLINLLTVYISAIIFAPMKSYIRLHFKDAISWIKTLPQVENNWSPCQYTLYCGQMTDAVFSNDTSQLITLSPDGKVKIWESTTGKLIPDLGSEFEGPPHYMHPNWFTLSNDAKLLAILDLPTITVWDVESGKQVQEFKAPRYTYHFKAFTAFSLDCMFLAVTHDTFFQIWELATRKMVHETLHQEHLSQVILSQDFKLAAWETTDSILISNVATGEKIYELSSKFQPIRFSNNSSYLVATDCRSPYRETSLQVWPISSGEEIIRHTSRGPLEVFRSIAFSDDSKFLAFGQSGGNINIWNLEEKAMIQSYIGHIDAVSSIAFSRDARLLVSGSMDRTVKVWKTDFDSIDRQPQSELDKTYSKINAVTLSTDGELTATLSGEKIRFWSTQQSPHIQTIWQSKNLITESFNYLRATTLAISKDSRLVVSVHIFREDTDDPLSIGMSIWSIDLDSPATDTFQVEDDSEIVAVAFSPNAEFLAAAYHAVYYGEKRCTVIIWKVESRERVYQRAVSTTVPAATRFFVDDAYLYVVTDIECYRLKEPTGNLPEHGDRYLIPADKVDIGYSINSSKDWIAWNGKDMIWLPGDFRPSSTGAFSARIAEVALATALGSLITMNFEEPPSEDEDWTPWKSSGFL, encoded by the exons ATGCCTCGAAAGTCCATTTCTACATTCTTCAAAGGCCTTCGATCGAAGAGTCATGGAAGAAATGACCCAGCGGGAAGCTCCTTAAACGTGCTTGATCatggagagacagagagggGTCAATCTTTGCAGCTGATTAGACACTCCATCCTTCCACAACCAGGTCGCTCCACAAGTACGACACCACAGCCATCTACGCTTG TCATTTTATCTAATAAGCTTCATGATTCCAATTCCGACCACCCACAGTCGGGAAACGAGACCAATACGATTGCGACCGCTGGTGATGAGCGACGTGCCCAAATGTTGGCGATCATGCAATACGGTCAAAACAGAGTCAAGAGGGAAgtcaagatcaaggaaaGTGTAAGAGAAGCTATGGAGATCGTGAATTCGATGAAATCAATAATAAGTACAGGCATTCAAGCCGCACCACAGGCCGCTCTTCCGTGGTCTATTGTGTCTATGGCCTTAGAC ATTGTTCAAAATCCTGTCAAAGCACAGAAAGATAATATCGAGGGGATTGCATACACGACAAAAAGAATGAAGTGGTATTGGAGCTTGTCGAGTGATCTATTTCATGGAGATGGGTGTCTCAGAAATAATAACGGCGCCACCGATACTCAAAACGGCATACTTTTGCGACTTGTAGGGCTCTACAAAGAGATCATTCTATTTCAAGTCAAATCAATTT ACAATTGGAACGATAGTCTGAAAGAAATTCGAACACTGGAATTAGAGTTCCAAAATGACTATGCGACATACATGACTCTAGAGGAAAAGA TCAACAACTTAGAGCAACAAGATCGAGATTGTTTGAGAGACTTATACATTACCAATCCCCGAAATGATAAAGAACGCCTTCTGGATACCAAAGGTGGCCTTTTGCCGGATTCATACACCTGGGCAGTCAAGAGTGCCATGTTCCGACAATGGCATACAGAGAAGGAGACAAATCTACTTTGGATTAAAGGCAACCCgggcaaaggaaaaacaaTGATGATTTGCGGGCTCATTGAAGAGTTAGAGCACATGGAACCTCACCAAGACCTCCTATCATACTTCTTTTGCCAAGGCACAGACCCAAACTTCAACAATGCCACAGCGGTCTTACGCGGCATTATTTATTCGCTCGCAACCCAAAAGCCATCGCTCATTGAGCACGTGCAACAAGCATACAAAAATGTCGGCAGTAGAAGCCTTTTCGACGGAATCAACGCTTGGATAACGCTGTCAGGTGTATTTGTTAAAATGCTACAAGATCCTGCACTAGAAAATGCTTGTCTGATAGTCGACGCACTGGATGAGTGCGAATCGGATCGCAAGAAACTCTTGGATCTCATTGTTGGAAGCACTTTGGCTACCCCTCAGGTAAAATGGATCCTTTCAAGTCGGAATTACCCCGATATTGAGGCTAAGATACGTTCATGTCGAACAATTGCGGTAATTGATCTCGAAAGTAGTGCCACTCTTGTTTCGGAGAGCGTTGATGCATACATTCGTTGTAGAACACGACAATTGAGCCTAATTGAGGATAATGAAGTGCTTCAGGAGCAATTACAGCGTGCTATTTTGCAGAAGTCAAGCGGAACGTTTCTGTGGGCTGCACTCGTGTTCCAAGAGATCGAAGAGCGCCGCACATACGATGATGACGCCGAACTGCTGCAACTCTTAGACGCAATGCCTAGCGGATTAAGCGGCCTATACGAGAGAATGATGAATCAGATTAATCTACTAGTGCGCAGCGATCAAGAACGTTGTCGCAACATCTTGGCAACCATGGTGGCCGCATATCAACCATTAAATTTAGAGACACTACCAATAATGGCTGGACTAAAGGGCCGATTAACACAAGCTGAACCTCTGAAACTCTTGGTCCGAATGTGTGGATCATTTTTAACTATTAGAGGAGATGTCGTTTATTTCGTTCATCAATCAGCAAAAGACTACCTGATCGGAGAAGGTCGCAATCGCATTCTCCCCTCGGGAAGTGAAACTATCCACCGAGACATGTTCAACCGCTCACTGGAGGCCATGTCAAAGCCTGGAAAACTGCGACCAAACATATACTCTCTGCCATATCCTGGTGTCAAAATACACGAGATATCCCTACCGCAGCCAGATCCTCTTGCAAGCATTATGTATTGTTGCATGCACTGGCTTCAACATTTTTGTGACG GCGTCAACAAAATTTTCGATTTCCTCAAGCTACATTTCCTTCACTGGATTGAggcgttgagcttgtcaCAGAATTTGGAGGCCGGAGTCGTCTCTTTGCAAAATTTGATTAACTTGTTGACG GTGTATATTTCTGCCATTATTTTCGCCCCTATGAAGAGCTATATACGACTTCACTTCAAAGACGCAATCTCATGGATCAAGACTTTGCCCCAGGTCGAAAATAATTGGAGCCCCTGTCAATACACTTTGTATTGTGGTCAAATGACAGACGCGGTTTTCTCAAACGACACATCTCAATTAATTACACTATCTCCGGATGGGAAAGTGAAGATATGGGAGAGTACGACGGGGAAATTAATACCTGATCTTGGTTCAGAGTTTGAGGGGCCACCTCATTATATGCACCCTAATTGGTTCACATTATCGAACGATGCCAAACTTCTTGCCATCTTAGATCTTCCGACAATCACAGTATGGGATGTAGAGTCTGGGAAACAGGTTCAAGAATTTAAAGCCCCAAGGTACACGTACCACTTCAAGGCCTTTACAGCGTTCTCACTCGACTGCATGTTTCTGGCTGTTACACATGATACATTTTTCCAAATTTGGGAATTAGCTACACGCAAAATGGTTCATGAGACTTTACACCAAGAGCACCTCTCACAGGTGATACTATCGCAAGACTTCAAGTTAGCGGCTTGGGAAACTACTGACAGCATCTTAATATCCAATGTAGCTACAGGAGAGAAGATTTATGAGCTCTCAAGCAAGTTTCAGCCAATACGCTTCTCCAATAATTCATCATATCTTGTCGCAACGGACTGTAGGTCCCCATATCGAGAGACGTCACTCCAAGTTTGGCCCATCTCGTCAGGCGAAGAAATCATAAGACATACATCTAGAGGGCCTCTAGAAGTATTCAGATCTATTGCTTTTTCGGACGACAGCAAATTCCTGGCGTTTGGACAAAGTGGTGGAAATATTAATATTTGGAACCTCGAAGAGAAAGCCATGATACAATCGTATATTGGCCATATAGATGCTGTTTCATCAATCGCATTTTCAAGAGACGCCAGACTTTTGGTGTCTGGATCTATGGATCGAACTGTGAAAGTCTGGAAGACAGATTTTGACAGCATCGACCGCCAACCACAGAGTGAATTGGACAAGACCTATAGTAAGATCAACGCTGTGACCTTGTCGACGGATGGGGAACTTACCGCGACATTATCTGGAGAGAAAATCAGATTTTGGAGCACACAGCAATCTCCACATATTCAAACAATCTGGCAATCTAAAAATCTTATCACCGAGTCTTTCAATTACCTCAGGGCAACTACGCTTGCAATATCCAAAGACTCCAGGCTTGTTGTTAGTGTGCATATATTCCGTGAAGATACTGATGATCCGCTATCCATTGGCATGAGTATCTGGAGCATCGATTTAGATTCGCCGGCTACCGACACCTTCCAGGTAGAAGATGATTCAGAAATTGTTGCAGTGGCGTTCTCACCTAATGCGGAATTCTTGGCTGCAGCATACCATGCAGTATACTATGGTGAGAAAAGGTGTACTGTCATTATCTGGAAAGTCGAGTCACGGGAAAGGGTGTACCAGCGCGCTGTGTCTACTACTGTTCCCGCTGCAACCCGATtttttgttgatgatgcgtATTTATACGTCGTCACGGATATCGAATGCTATAGATTGAAGGAGCCGACGGGAAACCTTCCCGAACATGGCGATCGATATCTCATACCTGCTGATAAGGTTGACATCGGTTACTCTATTAATTCATCAAAAGACTGGATTGCATGGAACGGGAAGGACATGATATGGCTACCGGGAGATTTTCGTCCATCAAGCACAGGTGCGTTTTCTGCACGGATCGCGGAAGTCGCGCTGGCAACTGCATTGGGAAGCCTTATTACAATGAATTTCGAGGAGCCTCCatctgaagatgaggatTGGACTCCCTGGAAGTCATCCGGATTTCTCTAG